In Marixanthomonas ophiurae, one genomic interval encodes:
- the tsaD gene encoding tRNA (adenosine(37)-N6)-threonylcarbamoyltransferase complex transferase subunit TsaD, which produces MPNLTDKNCYILGIESSCDDTAAAVINNGVVLSNVVATQQIHEEYGGVVPELASRAHQQNIVPVVHQALRKANIDKKQLSAIAFTRGPGLMGSLLVGTSFSKSLAMGLGVPLIDVNHMQAHILAHFIKAEGQNTPNFPFLALTISGGHTQIVKVTNYFEMEVIGQTIDDAVGEAFDKSAKLLGLPYPGGPLIDKYAQKGNPNTFKFTKPKVQPMDFSFSGLKTAVLYFIEKQVDKNPDFISENIEDVCASLQFTIVDYLMDKLKNAVKHTGITEIAIGGGVSANSGIRTALKETETKYGWTTHIPKFEYCTDNAAMIAIVGELKYKQHVFAKNDVMAQARMKL; this is translated from the coding sequence ATGCCTAATTTGACTGATAAAAATTGTTACATACTCGGTATTGAATCTTCCTGTGATGACACGGCCGCTGCTGTTATTAACAACGGAGTTGTACTCTCTAATGTTGTGGCTACACAACAAATACACGAAGAATACGGAGGCGTTGTACCCGAACTTGCTTCACGCGCTCACCAACAAAATATTGTGCCAGTGGTGCACCAAGCTTTACGCAAAGCAAATATCGATAAAAAACAACTAAGTGCCATAGCTTTTACAAGGGGTCCAGGACTTATGGGTTCCTTACTAGTAGGTACCTCATTTTCAAAGTCTTTAGCGATGGGATTAGGTGTTCCGTTGATTGATGTAAACCATATGCAAGCCCATATTTTAGCACATTTTATTAAAGCTGAAGGACAAAACACGCCAAACTTCCCATTTTTAGCATTAACAATTAGTGGTGGTCATACGCAAATAGTAAAAGTGACCAATTATTTTGAAATGGAAGTGATTGGACAGACCATTGATGATGCTGTAGGCGAAGCGTTTGATAAATCGGCCAAACTTTTAGGTCTGCCCTATCCTGGTGGTCCTTTAATTGATAAATATGCTCAAAAAGGAAATCCGAACACTTTTAAGTTTACGAAACCGAAAGTACAGCCTATGGATTTTAGTTTTAGTGGTTTAAAAACTGCAGTATTATATTTTATTGAAAAACAAGTAGATAAGAATCCAGATTTCATTTCTGAAAACATTGAAGATGTCTGTGCTAGCTTACAGTTTACTATTGTAGATTATTTAATGGATAAGCTTAAAAATGCTGTAAAACATACCGGAATTACCGAAATCGCCATTGGTGGTGGTGTCTCGGCTAATAGTGGAATTCGGACAGCTTTAAAAGAAACCGAAACTAAATACGGCTGGACTACCCACATTCCTAAATTTGAATATTGTACCGATAACGCAGCTATGATAGCCATCGTAGGAGAATTAAAATATAAGCAACACGTTTTTGCTAAAAATGATGTTATGGCTCAAGCCCGAATGAAACTGTAA
- a CDS encoding N-acetylmuramoyl-L-alanine amidase family protein, with translation MKTKHIPFFVLLICTVISFSFSTTNNDTTKPFVVVLDAGHGGHDSGNTGNGYKEKNIALNIVLEVGKILEKKENIKIIYTRKTDKFIDLHERGAIANRADADLFVSIHCNAHSSQAYGTETFVLGLHANQRNLEVAKKENEVIFLEENYEENYAGYDPNSPESFIGLTLMQEEYLDQSIMLAGLIQNNFTNKLKRKDRSVKQAGFIVLHQSYMPSVLVETGFLTNNSEGAYLNSNKGQKDMAGAIAEGVLTYQKNLDLATSHAKNPVITQEEIDKAIDTTEEKIYPGYTFKVQLAASGKRLNTKPENFKGLKDITRNKEGGLYKYYYGETSDYNKIELMKTFAKEKGYSSCYIVAFKDGKKMRVSEVLKTQKK, from the coding sequence ATGAAAACGAAACACATACCCTTTTTCGTACTTTTAATTTGTACAGTAATCAGTTTTTCTTTTTCCACCACCAATAATGATACCACAAAACCCTTTGTGGTGGTACTCGATGCAGGACATGGAGGTCACGATAGTGGTAATACTGGAAATGGTTATAAGGAAAAAAACATTGCTCTCAATATTGTTTTGGAAGTGGGAAAGATTCTTGAAAAGAAAGAAAACATCAAAATTATCTATACCCGAAAAACGGATAAATTTATAGACCTTCATGAAAGAGGAGCGATTGCCAATAGGGCAGATGCAGATTTATTTGTTTCGATTCACTGCAATGCACACAGCTCGCAAGCCTATGGTACCGAAACCTTTGTGTTAGGACTTCATGCTAACCAACGTAACTTAGAAGTAGCAAAAAAAGAAAACGAGGTAATTTTTCTTGAAGAAAATTATGAAGAAAATTATGCAGGTTATGATCCCAATTCACCTGAATCGTTCATTGGTCTTACACTTATGCAAGAAGAATACCTAGACCAAAGTATTATGTTGGCAGGATTGATACAGAATAACTTCACTAACAAATTAAAGCGAAAGGACCGAAGTGTGAAACAAGCCGGCTTTATTGTTTTACATCAAAGCTATATGCCAAGTGTATTAGTTGAAACAGGTTTTTTAACCAACAACAGCGAAGGTGCCTATTTAAATTCAAATAAAGGTCAAAAAGATATGGCAGGTGCTATTGCCGAAGGGGTTTTAACCTATCAAAAAAATCTGGATTTAGCCACCAGCCACGCAAAAAACCCTGTTATTACCCAAGAAGAAATAGATAAAGCGATTGATACTACCGAAGAAAAAATATATCCCGGTTATACTTTTAAAGTACAATTGGCTGCAAGTGGTAAAAGGCTAAATACCAAACCAGAAAACTTTAAGGGATTAAAAGATATTACTCGGAACAAAGAAGGTGGCTTGTATAAATATTACTATGGTGAAACTTCAGACTATAACAAAATAGAATTAATGAAAACCTTTGCTAAAGAAAAAGGATACTCTTCCTGTTACATTGTTGCATTTAAGGATGGTAAGAAAATGCGTGTTTCCGAAGTATTGAAAACACAAAAGAAATAG
- a CDS encoding translocation/assembly module TamB domain-containing protein, which produces MLLIIILSIPSVQTYIANRVTDNLNETYGTDINIKRLGLNWKGEVDIREVYIADHHKDTLIYAKELQTNIVSFQNLIQGDLGFGNIHLTNSKLYVTTYKDEETDNLSIFAEKFNTGEPPSDNPFTLFSNDVELTNSHIKITNYNLNTPEVFDFTNVNLLADDFKITGPDIDANIKKLSLNAQRGFSVKNLETDFSYTMEKMELKDLTLQTEHSLIKGEILLDYAEKGLADFENDVKIDATFEDSEVSTNDLNVFYDEFGKDQIIILNTDFDGTLNQFNTTNTRIATSSTVIQGDYTFSNLLKGTDAFSIFSRNHIIQTNYYDLRRFMPRVLGDVLPNQLKDIGAVTFKGKTTLTASQLITNSAINTGVGSARTDIELGNITDFDNAYYNGKVELNGLNLGKLAGTTSLGKVTANVNIEGRGFTQETVSTLVEGTISSFNFEGYEYKNIEVTGTLKDPVFNGNLAINDPNLKMNFKGLVDVSEDFNQYDFEANVEFAELNKLNLIKRDSVSVFVGNIVMDMDGTTVNDAVGTISFKETFYQTATDDYFFDDFEITSSFERDERIIAINSPDIITGRIKGKYLIEDIPDLFRNGIGSIYANYIPGEVTINQYIDYEFEVYNKIVDLFVPQLKLGDNTKVKGSVSSDQSKFKLDFRSPELLLYDNYLGKVNIQVDNDNPLYNTYISVDSVYTGFYNVVDVDIINKTINDTLYVRSEFKGGEKKEDLFNLSLYHTINPEGNSVVGVKKSDITFKDNVWYLNEDNNSLNKVVFDDNFKDIRIDSLVLNHNNEIIQLAGQLRDSTYKNLKLRFKDVNIGNITPEVDSLRLKGNVNGKLDFLQRNGAYYPNSSVSIDGVEINEIPFGDLSLDIEGNEDLSKYNINTTLVNNDVKSINAVGSIDVSPNNPTIDLNVALNEFNMQAFSPFGADVITDIRGLITGNAKVTGSYKSPEIDGLFNLENSGLKVPYLNIDFDLENDAKVVMTKNKIALDATTITDTKYNTKGTFIGSASHKGFGDWKLDMDISSNNLLVLDTPPDEDALYYGTAFIDGTASIAGPVDELVIDVVATTEENTSFKIPLSDVASIGDDSFIKFLSPAEKEARVSGETLVTEDPKGLSINFELDINEKAEVEVVVDKTNNSTLKGRGAGILLIELNTLGKFNMWGDFLVIDGDFDFRYGGIIQKNIEVVSGGSINWNGDPERAQLDLTAKYETDANPSILLDNPTVNRKIPVNVLVDLTGELIQPDINFRIDFPRVSSVVKSELDYKLQNEELMEKQALFLIASGNFVNDNYGGANLGTGALVERVSGLVNELFADQDSKFSVGLDYSQGSRLPDQETADRFGITLSTQINERILINGKVGVPVGGVNETAVAGDIEVQWLVNEDGSLRMKFFNRQADLQFIGEDQIFEQGAGISYSVDFDTFRELVNKLFNKNLTLESEEEEKVPAVPGENDVPVNFNTEATKEE; this is translated from the coding sequence GTGCTCCTTATCATTATTTTATCGATTCCTTCGGTACAAACGTATATTGCCAACAGAGTTACTGATAACCTTAACGAAACCTATGGTACTGATATTAACATTAAGCGCCTAGGCCTCAACTGGAAAGGGGAAGTTGATATTCGTGAAGTCTATATTGCAGACCATCATAAAGACACGCTTATTTACGCAAAAGAGTTGCAAACCAATATTGTAAGTTTTCAAAACTTAATACAAGGTGATCTCGGTTTTGGCAACATCCATCTCACAAATTCAAAACTTTATGTTACCACCTATAAAGATGAAGAAACGGACAATCTTTCCATCTTTGCTGAAAAATTCAACACCGGAGAACCACCTAGTGATAATCCATTTACACTGTTTAGTAATGATGTTGAATTGACCAATAGTCATATAAAAATCACCAATTATAACCTGAACACACCCGAGGTGTTCGACTTTACCAACGTAAACCTATTAGCGGACGATTTTAAAATCACCGGCCCTGATATCGATGCGAACATAAAAAAACTTTCTTTAAATGCTCAGCGTGGTTTTTCTGTTAAAAATTTAGAGACGGATTTTTCGTATACCATGGAAAAGATGGAATTGAAAGACTTAACACTCCAAACCGAACATTCTTTAATTAAAGGGGAAATACTTCTGGATTATGCTGAAAAAGGACTAGCAGACTTCGAAAATGATGTGAAAATTGATGCTACTTTTGAGGATTCTGAAGTCTCAACAAACGATTTAAATGTTTTTTATGATGAGTTCGGGAAAGATCAAATAATTATTCTTAATACTGATTTTGATGGAACACTGAATCAATTTAATACGACCAATACTCGCATAGCTACTTCAAGTACGGTAATACAAGGGGATTATACATTTTCAAACTTATTGAAAGGCACCGATGCATTTTCAATTTTCTCTAGAAACCATATTATTCAGACTAATTATTACGATTTACGTCGTTTTATGCCACGCGTTCTAGGCGATGTGTTACCAAATCAATTAAAAGATATTGGTGCTGTTACTTTTAAAGGAAAAACTACACTTACAGCTTCCCAATTAATAACCAATAGCGCTATAAATACTGGAGTTGGAAGTGCTAGAACCGATATTGAGTTAGGTAATATAACAGATTTTGACAATGCTTATTACAATGGAAAAGTAGAATTGAATGGATTAAATTTAGGGAAACTTGCAGGTACTACTTCTTTAGGAAAAGTTACTGCAAATGTAAATATTGAAGGAAGAGGATTTACGCAAGAAACCGTAAGTACTTTAGTAGAAGGAACAATTTCTTCCTTTAATTTTGAAGGGTATGAATATAAAAACATTGAAGTAACAGGAACTTTAAAAGATCCAGTTTTTAATGGAAATCTTGCTATAAACGACCCTAATTTAAAAATGAATTTTAAAGGGTTAGTAGATGTTTCAGAGGACTTTAATCAGTATGACTTTGAAGCCAACGTAGAGTTCGCCGAGCTAAACAAACTAAACCTTATAAAACGGGATAGCGTGTCGGTATTTGTGGGTAATATCGTGATGGATATGGACGGGACAACTGTAAATGATGCTGTGGGAACAATTTCATTTAAAGAAACCTTCTATCAAACAGCTACAGATGATTACTTTTTTGATGATTTTGAAATCACTTCTTCTTTTGAAAGAGATGAACGAATTATCGCTATCAATTCGCCCGACATTATAACTGGAAGAATTAAAGGAAAGTATTTAATTGAAGACATCCCCGATCTTTTCAGAAATGGTATTGGAAGTATTTATGCTAATTATATTCCAGGAGAAGTGACTATAAACCAATATATAGACTATGAGTTCGAAGTTTATAACAAAATTGTCGATCTTTTTGTTCCTCAATTAAAGCTAGGGGACAACACTAAAGTTAAAGGATCGGTATCGTCAGACCAATCTAAGTTTAAACTTGATTTTCGTTCTCCTGAATTATTACTCTACGATAATTACCTAGGTAAAGTAAACATTCAAGTAGACAATGACAACCCTTTGTATAACACCTATATATCGGTAGATTCAGTTTACACAGGGTTTTATAATGTAGTAGATGTAGACATCATCAATAAAACTATAAATGACACCCTATATGTACGTTCTGAATTTAAAGGGGGTGAAAAAAAAGAAGATCTCTTTAATCTCTCTTTGTACCATACCATAAACCCAGAAGGAAATTCGGTCGTTGGAGTAAAAAAATCTGATATTACGTTTAAAGACAACGTTTGGTATTTGAACGAAGATAATAACAGCCTTAACAAAGTAGTTTTTGATGACAACTTTAAGGACATACGTATCGACTCGTTGGTATTAAACCATAATAATGAAATTATTCAATTGGCAGGCCAATTACGGGATTCCACCTATAAGAACTTGAAATTACGGTTTAAGGATGTGAATATTGGTAATATTACTCCAGAAGTTGACAGCCTTCGTTTAAAAGGAAATGTAAACGGAAAGCTCGATTTTCTTCAAAGAAATGGAGCATATTACCCTAATTCATCTGTAAGTATTGATGGAGTTGAAATAAATGAAATTCCCTTTGGCGATTTAAGTTTAGATATTGAAGGGAACGAAGACCTGTCAAAATATAATATCAACACAACCTTAGTAAATAACGATGTGAAGTCCATCAATGCGGTGGGCTCAATAGATGTTTCCCCCAACAATCCAACCATAGACCTAAACGTAGCCTTAAACGAGTTTAACATGCAAGCATTTAGTCCTTTTGGTGCCGATGTTATAACCGATATCCGAGGATTGATTACTGGAAATGCCAAAGTAACTGGTAGTTACAAGTCTCCCGAAATTGATGGGCTGTTTAACCTGGAAAACAGCGGTTTAAAAGTTCCTTATCTAAATATTGATTTTGATTTAGAAAATGATGCAAAAGTAGTGATGACCAAAAATAAAATTGCGTTAGATGCCACTACCATAACAGATACTAAATACAATACAAAAGGTACGTTTATAGGTAGTGCAAGCCATAAAGGCTTTGGTGATTGGAAACTTGATATGGATATAAGCTCTAACAACCTACTGGTTTTAGACACCCCTCCAGATGAAGATGCGTTATACTACGGAACAGCATTTATTGACGGAACAGCCTCCATTGCCGGCCCTGTAGATGAATTGGTGATAGATGTAGTGGCCACTACCGAAGAGAATACCAGCTTTAAAATTCCATTAAGTGATGTGGCATCTATTGGTGACGATTCTTTTATAAAATTTCTTTCACCAGCAGAAAAAGAAGCGCGTGTTAGTGGCGAAACTTTAGTTACTGAAGACCCCAAAGGGCTCTCTATTAACTTTGAATTAGATATTAACGAAAAGGCAGAAGTAGAAGTAGTGGTCGATAAAACCAACAACTCAACCCTAAAAGGACGGGGAGCGGGAATCTTATTGATTGAGCTCAACACTTTGGGCAAATTCAATATGTGGGGAGATTTCTTGGTCATTGATGGAGATTTCGACTTTAGATATGGCGGAATCATTCAAAAAAATATTGAGGTTGTTTCGGGAGGAAGTATCAACTGGAATGGTGATCCAGAACGTGCTCAACTAGACCTTACTGCTAAATATGAAACCGATGCAAACCCATCGATTCTATTAGACAATCCAACGGTAAACCGTAAAATACCAGTAAATGTTTTAGTTGATCTTACGGGCGAATTAATACAACCAGATATCAATTTTAGAATTGATTTCCCGCGGGTAAGTTCTGTTGTTAAGAGCGAGTTGGATTACAAGCTTCAAAACGAAGAATTGATGGAGAAACAAGCTCTGTTTTTAATTGCTTCAGGGAATTTTGTAAACGATAATTACGGCGGTGCCAATTTGGGTACAGGTGCATTGGTAGAGCGTGTTTCAGGCTTGGTAAATGAATTGTTTGCAGATCAGGATAGTAAGTTCAGCGTTGGTTTAGATTACTCTCAAGGTAGTAGGTTGCCAGATCAAGAAACTGCAGATCGGTTTGGTATTACGCTTTCTACACAAATTAACGAACGAATTTTAATAAATGGAAAAGTAGGAGTTCCTGTTGGCGGTGTAAATGAAACTGCCGTTGCAGGAGATATTGAAGTGCAATGGTTGGTAAATGAAGACGGAAGCCTACGGATGAAGTTCTTTAATCGTCAGGCAGATCTACAGTTTATCGGGGAAGATCAGATATTTGAACAAGGTGCAGGAATATCCTATTCCGTAGATTTTGACACCTTCCGTGAGTTGGTAAACAAGCTATTTAACAAAAATCTGACGTTAGAATCTGAAGAAGAGGAAAAAGTACCAGCCGTTCCAGGTGAAAATGATGTGCCTGTAAACTTTAATACAGAAGCTACTAAAGAAGAGTAA
- a CDS encoding Rid family detoxifying hydrolase, with protein sequence MKKIIQTNNAPAPIGPYNQAVLKSGMLYTSGQIAIDPKTGDLVIDDIKAETKMVMENMKAVLAEAGMTFENVLKSSIFISDMNNFSAINEVYATYFDEATAPARETVEVANLPKFVNVEISMIASL encoded by the coding sequence ATGAAAAAAATAATCCAAACCAACAACGCCCCTGCTCCTATTGGGCCATACAATCAAGCTGTATTGAAGAGTGGAATGTTATATACTTCTGGGCAAATTGCTATTGACCCTAAAACAGGTGATTTGGTTATAGATGATATTAAAGCAGAAACCAAAATGGTAATGGAAAATATGAAAGCTGTTTTAGCCGAAGCTGGAATGACGTTTGAAAACGTGCTGAAATCATCCATCTTTATTAGCGATATGAACAATTTTTCAGCGATTAACGAAGTTTATGCCACTTATTTTGATGAAGCCACTGCCCCAGCCCGCGAAACAGTTGAAGTTGCTAATTTACCAAAGTTTGTGAATGTAGAAATTTCAATGATTGCTTCGCTTTAA
- a CDS encoding putative LPS assembly protein LptD — protein sequence MHSQDIPPKNEVDIPIETEQDTLNPSIVSVTKEVNEVLNDTVKTDSVKPKKELLTDVVDYYGEDYVYIDRKQNKVYMYNKAYIVYGDMRIDAGYIILDYNKNEVYAKGIDSAGVYSQKPVFVQAQNEVKPDSIRFNFDSEKALVYNSRTEQNGFNVIAEVTKKVNDSVVFLRNVKFTTSKNIDDPEYYFYTRKAKFVPKKKIVTGLTNMYIADVPTPVGLPFAFFPLTEDRASGFIIPSFGEQSRRGFFLQNGGYYFAVNDYVDLTFLGDYYTNGSYGLRGESSYALRYKFRGNVSIRYENLINGERGFPDFSQSSVYNIRWNHTQDQKASPSSRFSASVNLGSSRYFQQSINQTNNASALVNTLSSSVSYTKTFEGEPQVNFSVAGTHSQNTNTQTINMSLPNVTASVSRIFPFAPKVGTKKGIIDNINLQYDVAAENRIQTTDSLFFKPEMFDNALVGAQHSIPISTNFKILNYLSASASTRLQETWTLKTFDQRYDDTANDGNGGVVTDTIPGFDRYLTYNFSTSLGTTVYGTFNFGKDKKIQALRHVMRPSISYGINPAFDQYYDDYVIPSADPEVNDEVVEYSRFQNTLYGAPGKTFSSSIGLSLSNTLEAKVRDKDTTATEPKKVKLLNNLNFSTAYNVAGDSLQWSPVNFSGSIPIVEKLDFNFNGSLDPYALNNSNQRIDKFNIDNGGSLFRLTNANISINYSFSSKDLEVDSENKDRLDNETFRNGGRPDDLFGDVRDIDDNRLYKDDEENEDKTDKAWYNYDIPWDFRLAYTMTYSNRARESEISSQSLMFSSNLELSPRWTVGVSSGYDFKNKGITLTQFRFQRDLESWQMSFNWTPIGSINTSWYFFIGIKSSVLSDIKYDKRREPDQQL from the coding sequence ATGCACTCACAGGATATCCCTCCCAAAAATGAAGTGGATATTCCTATTGAAACCGAACAAGACACCCTTAACCCAAGTATAGTAAGTGTTACCAAAGAAGTAAACGAAGTATTAAACGATACGGTAAAAACAGACTCAGTAAAACCTAAAAAAGAACTGCTGACCGATGTAGTTGATTATTATGGTGAAGATTACGTGTATATAGACCGGAAACAAAATAAGGTGTATATGTACAACAAAGCTTATATTGTTTATGGCGATATGCGCATTGATGCCGGGTATATTATATTAGACTATAATAAAAATGAAGTATATGCCAAAGGAATTGACAGCGCTGGTGTTTATAGCCAAAAACCAGTTTTTGTACAGGCTCAAAACGAAGTAAAACCAGATTCCATTCGGTTTAACTTTGACAGTGAAAAAGCATTGGTTTACAATTCACGTACCGAGCAAAATGGTTTTAATGTTATTGCTGAAGTAACAAAAAAAGTAAATGATTCCGTTGTCTTTCTTCGGAATGTAAAGTTTACCACTTCAAAAAATATAGATGATCCAGAATATTATTTTTATACTCGAAAAGCCAAGTTTGTCCCTAAAAAGAAAATTGTAACGGGATTGACCAACATGTACATTGCCGATGTTCCCACCCCAGTTGGATTACCCTTTGCCTTTTTTCCATTAACCGAAGATCGAGCATCAGGATTTATCATTCCAAGTTTTGGTGAACAAAGCCGACGCGGTTTTTTCCTGCAGAACGGAGGGTATTATTTTGCTGTTAATGATTATGTTGATCTTACTTTTTTAGGAGATTACTATACAAATGGTAGTTATGGACTTAGGGGTGAATCATCCTATGCTCTGCGATATAAATTTAGAGGAAATGTAAGCATACGCTATGAAAACCTGATCAATGGAGAACGTGGCTTCCCAGATTTCAGTCAAAGTTCAGTTTATAATATCCGGTGGAATCATACACAAGACCAAAAAGCCAGTCCCAGTTCTCGATTTTCAGCATCGGTAAACTTGGGTAGTAGCCGGTATTTTCAACAATCGATTAACCAAACCAACAATGCCAGCGCTCTTGTTAATACATTAAGCTCTTCTGTTTCGTACACCAAAACTTTTGAAGGTGAGCCGCAGGTTAACTTCTCAGTAGCTGGTACACATTCTCAAAACACCAATACACAAACCATTAACATGTCGTTGCCTAATGTTACGGCGAGTGTATCCCGTATATTTCCGTTTGCACCAAAAGTGGGAACGAAAAAAGGGATAATAGATAATATTAACCTTCAATATGATGTTGCAGCGGAAAACAGGATACAAACAACAGATTCTTTGTTTTTTAAACCTGAAATGTTTGATAATGCTTTAGTTGGTGCTCAACATAGTATACCCATAAGTACAAATTTTAAAATATTGAACTATCTAAGTGCTTCAGCTAGTACACGATTACAAGAAACTTGGACATTAAAGACTTTTGATCAACGCTATGACGATACGGCAAATGATGGAAATGGCGGTGTAGTTACAGATACCATTCCAGGCTTTGATAGATATCTGACGTATAATTTTTCTACTAGTTTAGGTACAACGGTTTATGGTACATTTAACTTCGGAAAAGATAAAAAAATACAGGCGTTACGTCACGTGATGCGACCATCTATTAGTTATGGAATTAATCCAGCTTTTGATCAATACTATGATGATTACGTGATCCCTAGTGCAGATCCCGAAGTAAATGACGAAGTGGTGGAATATTCACGTTTTCAGAACACATTATATGGCGCTCCAGGTAAAACTTTTTCGAGCAGTATCGGGTTATCCCTTAGTAATACTCTTGAAGCCAAAGTACGAGACAAAGACACCACTGCTACAGAACCCAAAAAGGTTAAACTGCTTAATAACCTTAATTTTTCTACAGCTTATAATGTTGCCGGTGATTCCTTACAATGGAGTCCGGTAAATTTTAGTGGAAGCATTCCAATAGTTGAAAAATTAGATTTTAACTTCAATGGAAGCTTGGATCCTTATGCATTAAACAACAGCAATCAACGTATTGATAAATTCAACATTGATAACGGTGGAAGTTTATTTAGGCTTACCAATGCCAACATTAGTATCAATTATTCTTTTTCGAGTAAGGATTTGGAAGTAGATTCAGAAAACAAAGACCGTCTTGATAATGAGACCTTCAGAAATGGCGGTAGGCCTGATGACTTGTTTGGCGATGTACGCGATATAGATGATAACAGGCTCTATAAAGATGATGAAGAAAACGAAGATAAAACCGATAAAGCTTGGTATAATTATGACATTCCGTGGGATTTTAGGTTGGCTTACACCATGACCTACTCCAACAGGGCACGAGAAAGTGAAATATCCTCGCAATCGTTAATGTTCAGTTCCAATTTAGAACTATCACCAAGATGGACGGTTGGCGTTTCTTCAGGGTATGATTTTAAAAACAAAGGAATTACCTTAACGCAGTTTAGGTTTCAACGAGATTTAGAAAGCTGGCAAATGAGTTTTAATTGGACACCTATTGGAAGTATCAACACATCTTGGTATTTCTTCATCGGAATAAAATCTTCCGTATTAAGTGATATTAAATACGATAAGCGACGAGAGCCAGATCAACAATTATAA
- a CDS encoding MlaD family protein: MRLSREVKTGILAIGAILLFIFGYSYLKGSNLLENHRTFYAMYDNVEGLSKSAPVTINGLKVGKIQNIGFENQAGGLIVEFTVENDFDFSRNSLVRIYSSGLIGGKSLGIYPEYDPNNLAKSGDTLSGEVEKGMLDAVTERLGPLEKKVNGTLSTLDTLLLSFTAIVDEDTQENLKQAIASLKDASASFKGITANVDGLLGENKEKLNKTFNNLDVTAENFAKLSDSLAQIETGQMVRDLETVTSKLNTLVTRVENGEGSVGKLLKDDKLYNNLEGASRQLEQLLQDMKLNPKRYVHFSLFGKRAKEYNEPEDPNK; this comes from the coding sequence TTGAGATTATCAAGAGAAGTTAAAACCGGAATCCTTGCCATTGGCGCGATCCTATTATTCATATTTGGTTACAGCTATTTAAAAGGAAGTAATTTACTTGAGAACCACCGTACATTTTATGCTATGTATGATAATGTGGAAGGGCTTTCTAAATCTGCCCCCGTGACTATTAACGGTCTAAAGGTTGGTAAAATACAAAACATAGGGTTTGAAAATCAAGCTGGAGGTTTGATTGTGGAATTTACCGTTGAAAACGATTTTGATTTTTCAAGAAACAGTTTGGTACGTATATACAGCAGTGGATTAATAGGAGGAAAGTCACTTGGTATTTACCCAGAGTACGACCCAAACAATCTAGCTAAGTCTGGTGACACCCTTAGTGGTGAAGTGGAAAAAGGAATGCTCGATGCCGTAACAGAACGTCTTGGACCTTTAGAGAAAAAAGTGAATGGAACACTTTCAACCTTAGACACCTTACTGCTTAGTTTTACAGCAATAGTTGATGAAGACACCCAAGAAAATCTAAAACAGGCAATTGCTTCTTTAAAAGATGCTTCCGCCTCTTTTAAAGGTATTACAGCTAATGTTGATGGTCTTTTAGGCGAAAACAAAGAAAAACTAAATAAAACATTTAACAACTTAGATGTTACGGCTGAAAATTTTGCCAAACTATCAGATTCCTTAGCGCAAATAGAGACTGGACAAATGGTGAGAGATTTAGAAACTGTAACCTCAAAACTTAATACACTTGTTACACGTGTTGAAAATGGAGAGGGTAGTGTTGGAAAATTACTTAAAGATGATAAACTTTACAATAACTTAGAAGGAGCTTCACGTCAATTAGAACAACTGTTGCAAGATATGAAGCTTAACCCGAAACGGTATGTGCATTTTTCACTTTTCGGAAAAAGAGCTAAAGAATACAACGAACCTGAAGATCCTAATAAATAA